The proteins below are encoded in one region of Micromonospora yangpuensis:
- a CDS encoding TauD/TfdA dioxygenase family protein, translating into MLELVPLAEGVGTEVRGIDVTGDISDRDFARIHRAWMDTAVLLFRDQKLTPEQHIAFTRRFGEVFAYTRSQFNDVEHPEILLLSNLTRDGKPIGSAYSGRVWHTDGHYLTNPPVGSMLYAIEVPPVGGDTWYANMYAAYEALPERVKERIEDLRVVISRVQSRPYNYPDRPAPTEQERAEWVDVSHPIVRRHEVSGRKALYAGGNVPWRIEGLPVHESAPLVTFIQEFAVQPRFTYRHQWRPGDIVLWDNRGAMHRATYYNDVAHRRLLHRTTIATDRPIPA; encoded by the coding sequence ATGCTCGAACTGGTCCCCCTCGCCGAGGGCGTCGGCACCGAGGTCCGTGGCATCGATGTCACCGGCGACATCTCCGACCGCGACTTCGCCCGCATCCACCGGGCCTGGATGGACACCGCCGTCCTGCTCTTCCGTGACCAGAAGCTGACCCCGGAGCAGCACATCGCCTTCACCCGGCGCTTCGGTGAGGTCTTCGCGTACACCCGTTCGCAGTTCAACGACGTCGAGCACCCCGAGATCCTGTTGCTGTCCAACCTGACCCGCGACGGCAAGCCGATCGGCTCGGCGTACAGCGGGCGGGTCTGGCACACCGACGGCCACTACCTGACCAACCCGCCGGTCGGCTCGATGCTCTACGCCATCGAGGTGCCGCCGGTCGGCGGCGACACCTGGTACGCCAACATGTACGCCGCCTACGAGGCGCTGCCCGAGCGGGTCAAGGAACGCATCGAGGACCTGCGGGTGGTGATCAGCCGGGTCCAGTCCCGGCCGTACAACTACCCGGACCGGCCGGCGCCGACCGAGCAGGAACGGGCCGAGTGGGTGGACGTGTCGCACCCGATCGTGCGTCGGCACGAGGTGAGCGGCCGCAAGGCGCTCTACGCCGGCGGCAACGTGCCGTGGCGCATCGAGGGGCTGCCGGTGCACGAGAGCGCCCCGCTGGTCACCTTCATCCAGGAGTTCGCCGTGCAGCCCCGGTTCACCTACCGCCACCAGTGGCGGCCGGGCGACATCGTGCTCTGGGACAACCGGGGCGCCATGCACCGGGCCACCTACTACAACGACGTGGCGCACCGCCGGCTGCTGCACCGGACCACCATCGCCACCGACCGCCCGATCCCGGCCTGA
- a CDS encoding GMC family oxidoreductase, translating into MATYDYVVVGAGAAGCVLAGRLTEDPTVSVLLLESGRQRRSPLLSIPAAETILMGNPRYDWCFDTEADPTIDGRSLRIPRGRLLGGSNAINGMIFVRGQRQDYDDWAALGNPGWSWEGVLPYFRSMERVAGIGGDSRGRSGPIAVGLPRERDELCDAFLTAAGKAGYPENPDYNSGDQEGFGYYQVNHDGGRRSSALGGYLRPARQRPNLTVLTGAHVGRLRFDGTRCVGVTYRHGGAEHTADCGREVIVSAGTVQSPQLLELSGVGPAEVLRNAGVPVVHHLPGVGENFRDHFAARLRWRVRQPITFNERSRGVRLAGEVLRYLGTRRGLLSLPIALGHGFVRTSDTLDRPDVQFHFAPASYGAGSTRRLDTRPGMTVGVYPLRPESKGSIHIRSADPEQPPAIRPRFLDTELDRATLLAGMRIARRIVEGAPLDAYREFETQPGPDVRTDDELLAYARERGDTSYHPVGTCRMGDDPGAVVDERLRVRGLAGLRVIDASVMPTMISGNTNAASMMIGEKGAALVRQDHRAGAAR; encoded by the coding sequence ATGGCGACGTACGACTACGTGGTCGTCGGTGCCGGCGCGGCGGGCTGCGTGCTGGCCGGCCGGCTCACCGAGGACCCGACGGTGAGCGTGCTGCTGCTGGAGTCCGGCCGGCAGCGGCGCAGTCCGCTGCTGTCCATCCCGGCCGCCGAGACGATCCTGATGGGCAACCCGCGCTACGACTGGTGCTTCGACACCGAGGCGGACCCGACCATCGACGGGCGGAGCCTGCGCATCCCCCGGGGCCGGCTGCTCGGTGGATCGAACGCCATCAACGGCATGATCTTCGTACGCGGCCAGCGCCAGGACTACGACGACTGGGCGGCGCTGGGCAATCCCGGGTGGTCGTGGGAGGGGGTGCTGCCGTACTTCCGGAGCATGGAACGGGTGGCCGGGATCGGCGGGGACAGCCGGGGCCGGTCCGGGCCGATCGCGGTGGGGTTGCCCCGCGAACGCGACGAGCTCTGCGACGCGTTCCTGACCGCCGCCGGCAAGGCCGGTTACCCGGAGAACCCGGACTACAACTCCGGCGACCAGGAGGGGTTCGGCTACTACCAGGTCAACCACGACGGTGGGCGGCGGTCGTCGGCGCTGGGCGGGTACCTGCGGCCGGCCCGGCAGCGGCCCAACCTCACCGTGCTGACCGGCGCGCACGTCGGCCGGCTCCGCTTCGACGGCACCCGCTGCGTGGGGGTGACCTACCGGCACGGCGGCGCGGAGCACACCGCCGACTGCGGCCGGGAGGTGATCGTCAGCGCCGGCACGGTGCAGTCCCCGCAACTGCTGGAACTCTCCGGCGTCGGCCCGGCGGAGGTGCTGCGCAACGCCGGGGTGCCGGTGGTGCACCACCTGCCCGGGGTGGGGGAGAACTTCCGGGACCACTTCGCGGCCCGGCTGCGGTGGCGGGTCCGGCAGCCGATCACCTTCAACGAACGCTCCCGGGGCGTACGCCTGGCCGGCGAGGTGCTGCGCTACCTGGGCACCCGCCGCGGCCTGCTCAGCCTCCCGATCGCCCTCGGGCACGGCTTCGTGCGCACCAGCGACACGCTGGACCGGCCGGACGTGCAGTTCCACTTCGCCCCGGCCAGCTACGGCGCGGGCTCCACCCGGCGGCTGGACACCCGGCCCGGGATGACCGTCGGGGTGTACCCGCTGCGCCCGGAGTCGAAGGGCTCCATCCACATCCGCAGCGCCGATCCGGAGCAGCCGCCGGCGATCCGGCCCCGGTTCCTCGACACCGAGCTGGACCGGGCCACCCTGCTGGCCGGCATGCGGATCGCCCGGCGGATCGTCGAGGGCGCGCCGCTGGACGCCTACCGGGAGTTCGAGACCCAGCCCGGTCCGGACGTCCGCACCGACGACGAACTGCTGGCGTACGCCCGGGAACGGGGGGACACCTCCTACCATCCGGTGGGCACCTGCCGGATGGGCGACGACCCCGGCGCGGTGGTCGACGAGCGGCTGCGGGTGCGGGGGCTGGCCGGGTTGCGGGTGATCGACGCCTCGGTGATGCCCACCATGATCTCCGGCAACACCAACGCGGCCAGCATGATGATCGGCGAGAAGGGCGCGGCGCTGGTCCGGCAGGACCACCGGGCGGGGGCCGCCCGGTGA
- a CDS encoding GNAT family N-acetyltransferase: protein MTGAPVTVGPGDPESAGVTVGPGDPDDAEVAALLRRSEEYAHSLYPPESVHLLPVAELRAPSVAFLVARDAATGALLGCGAVVLPEPAAGTLADGADRAERAGAGAYAEVKRMFVEPGVRRRGVGARILAALEQRVRAAGVGTVRLETGPDQPEAIALYRRLGYVERGRFGDYPDDPLSIFMEKALDPPGAGQEQGSGMDTTPRPVLVVVDGYSSGAQLPGLLRERGWDCVHVQSSPDLPPYFLASFDSTAWIDRYGYLGDLGALTDVLARYRPAAVLPGSESGVALADLLAEALGLPGNSPQSSAARRHKYEMHNRLKAAGLRSMDHYLAGDLAGLLDWAGGGSWPVVLKPPASAGTDSVTFCADAGELTGAFQRLHGAVDQLGNRNDTLVAQRFLTGQEYFVNGISGDGRHVVTEIWRTDKIRVPGGGWIYDRSVLFDPTQPEQKELVDYVHGVLDALGVSYGAHHTELMVGPDGPTLVECASRISGGLNRPAAAHAVGASMLDLVTEIVVEGPGFVPRYADSRPGHAAPLWQVQFISTVDGVVVESHYAELLASLRSRTWLQRAPRPGDRVYRTNDLFSSPGIVFMTHPDVDVLAADHALVRQWEQENRLFTVA from the coding sequence GTGACCGGCGCCCCGGTCACCGTCGGGCCGGGTGACCCGGAAAGCGCCGGGGTCACCGTCGGGCCGGGTGACCCGGACGACGCCGAGGTCGCCGCCCTGCTGCGGCGCTCCGAGGAGTACGCCCACTCGCTGTACCCGCCGGAGAGCGTGCACCTGCTGCCGGTGGCCGAGCTGCGCGCCCCCTCGGTGGCCTTCCTGGTCGCCCGCGACGCGGCAACCGGTGCGCTGCTGGGTTGCGGCGCGGTGGTGCTGCCCGAGCCCGCCGCCGGCACCCTCGCCGACGGTGCGGATCGTGCCGAGCGGGCCGGTGCCGGGGCGTACGCCGAGGTGAAGCGGATGTTCGTCGAGCCCGGCGTGCGTCGCCGGGGGGTCGGTGCCCGGATCCTCGCCGCGCTGGAGCAGCGGGTCCGGGCCGCCGGGGTGGGCACCGTCCGGCTGGAGACCGGGCCGGACCAACCCGAGGCGATCGCGTTGTACCGGCGACTCGGCTACGTCGAGCGGGGACGCTTCGGCGACTACCCCGACGACCCGCTGAGCATCTTCATGGAGAAGGCCCTCGATCCGCCGGGGGCCGGACAGGAACAGGGGTCAGGGATGGACACGACACCGCGCCCGGTGCTGGTGGTGGTCGACGGCTACTCCTCCGGGGCACAGCTGCCGGGGTTGCTGCGCGAACGCGGCTGGGACTGCGTACACGTGCAGAGCAGCCCCGACCTGCCGCCGTACTTCCTGGCCAGCTTCGACTCCACCGCCTGGATCGACAGGTACGGCTACCTCGGTGACCTCGGCGCGCTCACCGACGTGCTGGCCCGGTACCGGCCGGCGGCGGTGCTGCCCGGCTCGGAGAGCGGCGTCGCCCTGGCCGACCTGCTCGCCGAGGCGCTCGGCCTGCCCGGCAACTCCCCACAGAGCAGCGCCGCCCGACGCCACAAGTACGAGATGCACAACCGGTTGAAGGCGGCCGGCCTGCGCAGCATGGACCACTACCTGGCAGGTGACCTGGCCGGGCTGCTCGACTGGGCCGGCGGCGGCTCGTGGCCGGTGGTGCTCAAGCCGCCGGCCAGCGCCGGCACCGACTCGGTGACGTTCTGCGCCGACGCCGGGGAGCTGACCGGGGCCTTCCAGCGCCTGCACGGCGCGGTCGACCAGCTCGGCAACCGCAACGACACCCTGGTCGCCCAACGCTTCCTGACCGGGCAGGAGTACTTCGTCAACGGGATCAGCGGCGACGGCCGGCACGTGGTCACCGAGATCTGGCGCACCGACAAGATCCGGGTGCCCGGCGGCGGCTGGATCTACGACCGCAGCGTCCTGTTCGACCCCACCCAGCCCGAGCAGAAGGAACTCGTCGACTACGTGCACGGGGTGCTCGACGCGCTCGGGGTCAGCTACGGCGCCCACCACACCGAGCTGATGGTCGGCCCGGACGGCCCGACCCTGGTGGAGTGCGCCTCCCGGATCTCCGGCGGGCTGAACCGGCCGGCCGCCGCGCACGCCGTCGGCGCGAGCATGCTCGACCTGGTCACCGAGATCGTCGTCGAGGGGCCCGGCTTCGTGCCCCGGTACGCCGACAGCCGGCCCGGCCACGCCGCCCCGCTCTGGCAGGTGCAGTTCATCTCCACCGTCGACGGCGTGGTGGTCGAGTCGCACTACGCCGAGCTGCTGGCCAGCCTGCGCAGCCGTACCTGGTTGCAGCGGGCCCCCCGACCGGGCGACCGGGTCTACCGCACCAACGACCTCTTCTCCAGCCCCGGCATCGTCTTCATGACCCACCCGGACGTCGACGTCCTGGCCGCCGACCACGCCCTCGTGCGGCAGTGGGAGCAGGAGAACCGGCTCTTCACCGTCGCCTGA
- a CDS encoding oxin biosynthesis protein, giving the protein MIKVEQHLEQVREYYRTHRSVDGQAEGTIYAIWERGRAFNDSVTPSTYVPEYRSHMTLKLLSLTAPGAAVFSLGCGNGFVEGDLVALDRTVRAIDFNDEAVALTRGRGVDAFVADYFDLTPADLAGTDLLYADGFLGHVFTAEETVTPALAQLTGLGLRSGAYVVLSNDAPYDPAADYAPHERVAGFWFVSREYLGQELARAGLVPVESYYFPYLRPISGLRNRTICVARVP; this is encoded by the coding sequence GTGATCAAGGTCGAGCAGCACCTGGAGCAGGTCCGCGAGTACTACCGCACGCACCGTTCGGTCGACGGGCAGGCCGAGGGCACCATCTACGCCATCTGGGAGCGGGGCCGGGCGTTCAACGACTCGGTCACCCCCTCCACCTACGTGCCCGAGTACCGGTCGCACATGACCCTCAAGCTGCTGTCGTTGACCGCACCGGGCGCGGCCGTCTTCTCCCTCGGCTGCGGCAACGGCTTCGTCGAGGGCGACCTGGTGGCCCTGGACCGGACGGTACGGGCGATCGACTTCAACGACGAGGCGGTCGCGCTCACCCGGGGCCGGGGGGTGGACGCCTTCGTGGCCGACTACTTCGACCTGACCCCGGCCGACCTGGCCGGCACCGACCTGCTCTACGCCGACGGGTTCCTCGGCCACGTCTTCACCGCCGAGGAGACGGTCACCCCGGCGCTGGCGCAGCTGACCGGGCTGGGGTTGCGCTCCGGGGCGTACGTGGTGCTCTCCAACGACGCCCCGTACGACCCGGCGGCCGACTACGCCCCGCACGAGCGGGTCGCCGGGTTCTGGTTCGTCTCCCGGGAGTACCTGGGCCAGGAGCTGGCCCGGGCCGGCCTGGTGCCGGTGGAGAGCTACTACTTCCCGTACCTGCGGCCGATCAGCGGGCTGCGCAACCGGACCATCTGCGTCGCCCGGGTGCCCTGA
- a CDS encoding diaminopimelate decarboxylase, which yields MPISQEFAARLLPVLPAVVETYPTPFHIYDERGIVDTHRELVAAFDGAPYRQYFAVKALPNPTVLRTLLAEGSGLDCASPVELELAERLGARADDVVFTSNNTTVAEYESALKAGALITFDDRSLLDKVDRLPELVAFRVAPHGTAAGSALMGSATHSKFGVPLAELADAYRAAHRRGVRRFGIHGMICANELNLERAVRAAVEVVELGARIAAETGIELEYVNIGGGLGIPYRPTERPIDIRAYASAILAARRRAFTTHRPRIVTEIGRYLTGPHGVLVSQVVNRCRKGQDIVGLDASMSALMRPGYYGAYHHISLPYAAGRPETLVDVVGSLCENNDKFGVDRLLPAPAEGDIALIHDTGAHGHAMGFTYNGRLRPAELLLTAAGEVVEIRRAETFDDYLATARWTPTKIMESTR from the coding sequence ATGCCGATCTCGCAGGAGTTCGCCGCCCGGCTGCTGCCGGTGCTGCCGGCGGTGGTCGAGACCTACCCGACCCCCTTCCACATCTACGACGAGCGGGGCATCGTCGACACCCACCGGGAGCTGGTGGCGGCCTTCGACGGTGCGCCGTACCGGCAGTACTTCGCGGTCAAGGCGCTGCCCAACCCGACCGTGCTGCGCACCCTGCTCGCCGAGGGCAGTGGTCTGGACTGCGCCTCCCCGGTCGAGCTGGAGCTGGCCGAACGGCTCGGGGCCCGCGCCGACGACGTGGTCTTCACCTCCAACAACACCACGGTCGCCGAGTACGAGTCGGCGCTCAAGGCCGGCGCGTTGATCACCTTCGACGACCGGTCCCTGCTGGACAAGGTGGACCGGCTGCCGGAGCTGGTCGCCTTCCGGGTCGCGCCGCACGGCACCGCCGCCGGCTCGGCCCTGATGGGCAGCGCCACCCACTCCAAGTTCGGGGTGCCGCTGGCCGAGCTGGCCGACGCCTACCGGGCCGCCCACCGCCGGGGGGTACGCCGGTTCGGCATCCACGGGATGATCTGCGCCAACGAGCTCAACCTGGAGCGGGCGGTCCGGGCCGCCGTCGAGGTGGTCGAGCTGGGTGCGCGGATCGCCGCCGAGACCGGCATCGAACTGGAGTACGTCAACATCGGCGGCGGCCTCGGCATCCCGTACCGGCCGACCGAGCGGCCGATCGACATCCGGGCGTACGCCTCGGCGATCCTGGCCGCCCGGCGGCGGGCCTTCACCACCCACCGGCCCCGGATCGTCACCGAGATCGGGCGGTACCTGACCGGGCCGCACGGCGTACTGGTCAGCCAGGTGGTCAACCGGTGCCGCAAGGGGCAGGACATCGTCGGGCTGGACGCCTCGATGTCGGCGCTGATGCGGCCCGGCTACTACGGCGCGTACCACCACATCAGCCTGCCGTACGCCGCCGGCCGACCCGAGACGCTCGTCGACGTGGTGGGCTCGCTCTGCGAGAACAACGACAAGTTCGGCGTCGACCGGCTGCTGCCCGCCCCGGCCGAGGGGGACATCGCGCTGATCCACGACACCGGCGCGCACGGGCACGCGATGGGGTTCACCTACAACGGACGGCTGCGGCCGGCCGAACTGCTGCTGACGGCGGCCGGCGAGGTGGTCGAGATCCGTCGGGCGGAGACCTTCGACGACTACCTCGCCACGGCGCGCTGGACACCCACGAAGATCATGGAGAGCACCAGGTGA
- a CDS encoding 2,3,4,5-tetrahydropyridine-2,6-dicarboxylate N-succinyltransferase — MTDEQSRTYVEQAFARRDRLTPDEVAELRPYVEAGLAGLDRGELRAARPEGDTWIVDAYTKQVILLSFLTHPNLMAQSGPGRPRTYDKVPLKFETWTADDFEKSRLRVVPGAVVRYGSHIAPGAVLMPSFVNVGAYVGAGTMVDTWATIGSCAQIGQRCHISGGAGIGGVLEPLGEQPVVIEDDVFVGARCEIAEGVRVRAGAILGMGVYLGRSTPIVDRASGAVSYGEVPPNAVVVPGSRAVAQQPGLSLAAAVIVKYADERTRGKTALNDLVRD, encoded by the coding sequence GTGACTGACGAACAGAGCCGGACGTACGTCGAGCAGGCCTTCGCCCGGCGGGACCGGCTCACCCCGGACGAGGTGGCCGAACTGCGGCCGTACGTCGAGGCGGGGCTGGCCGGGCTGGACCGGGGGGAGCTGCGCGCGGCCCGGCCGGAGGGCGACACGTGGATCGTCGACGCCTATACCAAGCAGGTGATCCTGCTGTCCTTCCTGACCCATCCCAACCTCATGGCGCAGTCCGGCCCGGGTCGGCCGAGGACGTACGACAAGGTGCCGTTGAAGTTCGAGACCTGGACGGCCGACGACTTCGAGAAGTCCCGGCTGCGGGTGGTCCCGGGCGCGGTCGTCCGGTACGGCAGCCACATCGCCCCCGGCGCGGTGCTGATGCCGTCCTTCGTCAACGTCGGCGCGTACGTCGGTGCGGGCACGATGGTGGACACCTGGGCCACCATCGGCTCCTGCGCCCAGATCGGCCAGCGCTGCCACATCTCCGGCGGCGCGGGCATCGGCGGCGTGCTGGAACCCCTCGGTGAGCAGCCGGTCGTCATCGAGGACGACGTCTTCGTCGGCGCCCGCTGCGAGATCGCCGAGGGGGTCCGGGTACGCGCCGGCGCGATCCTCGGGATGGGTGTCTACCTGGGCCGTTCCACCCCGATCGTGGACCGGGCCAGCGGTGCGGTGAGCTACGGCGAGGTGCCGCCGAACGCCGTCGTGGTGCCCGGCAGCCGGGCCGTCGCCCAGCAGCCGGGGCTGTCGTTGGCCGCCGCCGTCATCGTCAAGTACGCCGACGAGCGGACCCGGGGCAAGACCGCCCTGAACGACCTGGTGCGGGACTGA
- a CDS encoding aminotransferase class I/II-fold pyridoxal phosphate-dependent enzyme: MTRSPFARLRDLLRDVPAPAGWDPIPLHLGEARLVEPPLDVAALDAVDGWTRYPELGGSAELRTAYLGWLARRFGGSFGEPADAGLMTDAELAADAGLAVEPTPGSKQALAVVIAQAVRRARARGVTDPVVVLPNPGYPTYLAGTEAAGARPLCYPGTVDDGPADDGSGLADPVDALAAAVAAGAGRVAAVVVCHPGNPDGETLTAGQLARAAEVARRADAVLVVDECYVDLWLGTAPAGFLSDPAALADPGLSFVVLHTLAKRSGAPGLRSGFVVGDRHTVAAYAEYNRTCGVSLPRPVCAVSAALWSDDTHVARARAALARNWDTADELLKDLPGYRRPGAGFFLWLPVPDDPGTTRRLWRDQALTVMPGRYLAVDTAAGSNPAAAGKDPGVDTAAGSNPGAGHLRVALVHDEARTEVALTRLRAGLT; this comes from the coding sequence GTGACGCGGAGCCCGTTCGCCCGACTGCGGGACCTCCTGCGCGACGTGCCCGCCCCGGCGGGGTGGGACCCGATCCCGCTGCACCTGGGGGAGGCCCGGCTGGTCGAACCGCCGCTGGACGTCGCCGCGTTGGACGCCGTGGACGGCTGGACCCGCTATCCGGAGCTGGGTGGTTCGGCGGAGCTGCGGACGGCGTACCTCGGTTGGTTGGCGCGGCGGTTCGGCGGGTCCTTCGGTGAACCGGCGGACGCGGGGCTGATGACGGACGCGGAGCTGGCGGCGGACGCCGGGTTGGCGGTGGAGCCGACGCCGGGGAGCAAGCAGGCGCTGGCGGTGGTGATCGCCCAGGCCGTCCGGCGGGCCCGGGCACGCGGGGTGACCGACCCGGTGGTGGTGCTACCGAACCCCGGCTACCCGACCTACCTGGCCGGCACCGAGGCCGCCGGCGCCCGACCGCTCTGCTACCCCGGCACGGTGGACGACGGGCCGGCGGACGACGGGTCGGGGCTGGCCGATCCGGTGGACGCGCTGGCCGCGGCGGTCGCCGCCGGGGCGGGACGGGTGGCGGCGGTGGTGGTCTGCCATCCCGGCAACCCGGACGGCGAGACGTTGACCGCCGGGCAGCTCGCCCGCGCCGCCGAGGTGGCCCGGCGGGCCGACGCGGTGCTGGTGGTCGACGAGTGCTACGTCGACCTGTGGCTCGGCACCGCACCGGCCGGGTTCCTCTCCGACCCGGCGGCGCTCGCCGACCCGGGGCTGTCCTTCGTGGTGCTGCACACCCTCGCCAAACGCTCCGGAGCGCCCGGCCTGCGCAGCGGCTTCGTCGTGGGCGACCGGCACACCGTGGCGGCCTACGCCGAGTACAACCGCACCTGCGGGGTGTCGCTGCCCCGCCCGGTCTGTGCCGTCTCCGCCGCGCTCTGGTCCGACGACACCCACGTCGCCCGGGCCCGCGCCGCCCTGGCCCGCAACTGGGACACCGCCGACGAGCTGCTCAAGGACCTGCCCGGCTACCGGCGACCGGGTGCCGGCTTCTTCCTCTGGCTGCCGGTACCCGACGACCCCGGGACCACCCGCCGGCTCTGGCGGGACCAGGCGCTGACCGTCATGCCCGGCCGCTACCTCGCCGTCGACACCGCCGCCGGGAGCAATCCGGCTGCCGCCGGGAAAGACCCGGGCGTCGACACCGCCGCCGGGAGCAATCCGGGCGCCGGTCACCTGCGGGTGGCGCTCGTGCACGACGAGGCCCGGACCGAGGTGGCGTTGACCCGGCTACGGGCGGGCCTGACGTGA
- a CDS encoding M20/M25/M40 family metallo-hydrolase → MTVGEQVPEAVDTGVDPVAIAQRLVRFDTTNPPGAEAACVTWIRDLLAGAGLETRLVGVDPQRPNLVARLPGRGLEPPLLLHAHVDVVPVTGQPWTRPPFAGEIVDGELWGRGAVDMKGQLAMMLSALLRMRAHGQSPPGDIILAVVSDEETGSDVGARLLVREYAHLFAGVRYAVGEDGGAELGLGGHARLHPVVVAEKRTCWVRVTFRGPGGHASRVAATGSAVGQLTRFLAAVSSGGLDVELTPVTHRMLDELARALPAAMGDRIAAFHAAPTDPGTLDGLPEETARYLRSVVRHTVAVTGVEGGTGPNVHPAELTVTVDGRVLPGAYPTQSFMDQLRARTGPDARLDLFVEGEISPAPRLDGCYDRLVAALRAHDPAGVPLPVLTTASTDARLFSQLGIACYGWLPLPAGAGYRDRLHQADERISLAALDFGADCYHSFLSGRSHPHAR, encoded by the coding sequence ATGACCGTCGGTGAACAGGTGCCCGAGGCCGTCGACACCGGTGTCGATCCGGTGGCCATCGCCCAACGGCTGGTCCGCTTCGACACCACCAACCCGCCCGGCGCGGAGGCCGCCTGCGTCACCTGGATCCGTGACCTGCTCGCCGGGGCCGGCCTGGAGACCCGGCTGGTCGGCGTCGACCCGCAGCGGCCGAACCTGGTGGCGCGGCTGCCCGGCCGGGGCCTGGAGCCACCGCTGCTGCTGCACGCCCACGTCGACGTGGTGCCGGTGACCGGCCAGCCGTGGACCCGGCCGCCCTTCGCCGGTGAGATCGTCGACGGTGAACTCTGGGGCCGGGGCGCGGTCGACATGAAGGGCCAACTGGCGATGATGCTGTCCGCGCTGCTGCGGATGCGGGCGCACGGTCAGTCACCGCCGGGTGACATCATTCTCGCCGTGGTGTCCGACGAGGAGACCGGCAGCGACGTCGGCGCGCGGCTGCTGGTCCGGGAGTACGCCCACCTCTTCGCCGGGGTGCGGTACGCCGTCGGCGAGGACGGCGGCGCGGAGCTGGGGCTCGGCGGCCACGCCCGACTGCACCCGGTGGTGGTCGCCGAGAAGCGGACCTGCTGGGTGCGGGTGACCTTCCGGGGGCCGGGCGGGCACGCCTCCCGGGTCGCCGCCACGGGCTCGGCCGTCGGGCAGCTCACCCGGTTCCTGGCGGCGGTCTCCAGCGGCGGGCTCGACGTCGAGCTGACCCCGGTGACGCACCGGATGCTCGACGAGCTGGCCCGCGCCCTGCCCGCGGCCATGGGCGACCGGATCGCCGCCTTCCACGCCGCCCCGACCGACCCGGGCACCCTGGACGGGCTGCCCGAGGAGACCGCCCGCTACCTGCGGTCGGTGGTACGGCACACGGTCGCCGTCACCGGGGTCGAGGGCGGCACCGGCCCCAACGTGCACCCCGCCGAGCTGACCGTCACCGTCGACGGGCGGGTGCTGCCCGGGGCGTACCCCACTCAGTCCTTCATGGACCAGCTGCGGGCCCGGACCGGCCCCGACGCGCGGCTGGACCTCTTCGTCGAGGGCGAGATCTCGCCCGCGCCCCGGCTGGACGGCTGCTACGACCGGCTGGTGGCCGCGCTGCGGGCGCACGACCCGGCCGGGGTGCCGCTGCCGGTGCTGACCACGGCCTCCACCGACGCCCGGCTCTTCAGCCAGCTCGGCATCGCCTGCTACGGATGGCTGCCGCTGCCGGCCGGGGCCGGCTACCGCGACCGCCTGCACCAGGCCGACGAACGGATCTCACTCGCCGCCCTGGATTTCGGGGCCGACTGCTACCACAGCTTCCTGTCCGGACGGAGCCACCCGCATGCCCGCTGA